In Lapillicoccus jejuensis, the DNA window GTCGCCCAAAGTCGTCTTGGGGCGACTGGCGCCGGTGACGAGACCGAGGTCGAGGGAGTTGTCGGCGTGGACCGTCTGCTCCAGATTCGTGTAGAGGTACCGCGCGGTGTCGGCAAAGGCCGAGAAGAGCAGCACCTTCTTGTTGTCGACGTTAAGTGGACTCGCGACCTTGTCCTGGATGACCCGTTGGAGCCGTTGGAGCTTGCGGTCGTGTTCCGGGGTGATGACATCCATCGCCTCGACGAGCTCGCAGACGGTCTCGCGGTCATGCCACAGGTCGTTGCGCCACGACACGGTGTCAATGTCGTCGAGGTCGATCTGGTACTTCTTGCCGACCGATGGCGCGGTGGGGACCTCAAAGTCGTCGTCATCGGCGTCGATGTCGCCGAAGGCGGCGCCGATGTCGGCGATCTTGCCGCCCTTGTCGTCCAGGGCCTGGAGCGCGCTGTCGATGGCGGCTTCGACCTTGCGGAGAGTGATGCGGAATGCCTCGACCGAGCTCTCCAGGCGTTTGAGGAGGTTGACCGTCATCAAGGTCTTCAGCCCCTGCTCTCGGCCGGTCATGCCGAGGTTGCCGCGGGCGGTGCCGCCTTGTACGGCGTAAATGTCGACGTACTTCTGCATCTTGCTGGGGAAGACGTAGGACAGCGGGGTGTAGACGGCGAGGTTGAGGACCTGGAGCTGCTCGAAGATCTCGTTGAACGTCGGCGCCTGCGGCAGGTCCGTGAGCGGCTCGCGGATGGACTCGGGCGGCAGTCGGCTCGGGAAGGCACCGATGTCAGCAGTGTCGTAGAACGACTGGATGTGCTTGCGGGAGCGGGCGATGGTGACGGCATCAAGGAGCTCGAAGAAGTCGAAGTCCAGCATGCGCAGGATCGCGTCCGTGGTCCGCTCCTCGGCGGGAAGCTCCGACCACTTCTTGAAGGCGACCTGGGCCTCGCGGAAGACCTGCTCGATCGACTTACTGATGTCAAGCTGGGCCGAGAGCTGCTCTGACTCGCCCTCATAGGCGAGCTGGAGCTGGTTCTTGAGATCGTTGAACCGGTTGTTGACCGGCGTGGCCGACAGCATGAGGACCTTCGTTTTCACGCCACTCTGGATGACCTTGCGCATGAGCCGCTGGTAGCGGCTCTCCCTGTCCTCTGAGTAGTCGGCGTTGCGGAAGTTGTGCGACTCGTCGATCACGACGAGGTTGAAGTTGCCCCAGTTCACCTTGCTCAGGTCGAGCTGGCCGGCGTACCCCCTGTCGCGGGACAGGTCGGTGTGGGCGAGGACGTGGTAGCTGAAGCGGTCGGCCGAGAACGGGTTGGTGACGTACGGGCTGTTGTAAGTCGTCCAGTTGTCCTCGAGCTTCTTGGGCGCCAGCACGAGAACGGACTTGTTGCGGCTCTCGTAGTACTTGATGACCGCGAGCGCAGTGAACGTCTTCCCGAGGCCGACGCTGTCGGCCAAGATACAGCCGTTGTAGGTCTCCAGCTTGTTGATGATCCCCACCGCGGCGTCGCGCTGGAAATTGTAGAGCTTCTTCCAGATCGCCGAGTCGCGCCACCCGGTCAGGTCGTCGGGCAGCACGTCCTCACTGATGTCCTCCAGAAACTCCGAGAAGAGGTTGTAAAGGATAAGGAAGTAGATGCGCTCGGGACTGTTCTCGGAGTAGACGCTGGCGATGTGCTCGTAGATAAGCTGAGTGACCTCTTCGACGTGCTGAGGGCTCGACCAGATCTGATCGAAGGTCTGGAGATACGCGGACGCCAGCGGAGCCTCGTCGAGCTTGTTCACGAGATTGGAGACCGCGTCGCCGCGCTCGTAGCCGAGGTCTACTGACGTGAAGCCCTGGAGCGGCATGTAGGCGGCGCGGTCGTCGATGACGGCGAACTGCTGCATGGGAGCGCCGGTCTTGTTCGACTTAAAGGTGGCCTTGCGTCTGATCCAGTCGGCGCACTCCCGGGCAATCGCCCGCTGGGTGAGCTTGTTTCGCAAACGAATCTCGAACTGGGAGCCGTAGAGACTCGACTCGCGTTTGGTTTGCGGGATGTAGAACTCCTTGCGCTCCTTCTTTACCTTATCGGTCGCCTGGCTGGCGATAAACGTCGGAGCGGTGAAGATGAACTCCAGCTCCCTGACACCCTCAAGCTCTTTGCGAAGCGCCTCAAAAGCATAGATCGAAAATGTGGAAGCGGCGACGCGGAGCTTTGAGCCTGGCTGCAGGCTAGATTTTAGGTCGTCGCCGAGGAGACGGTTGAGGTTGTCGATTATCTCCACTGGTTCGCCTTAAGCGTGGCCGGGCATTCGTCTAGGTTGAGTCCTGCCGACGCTGTCAGGCGCTGGCCAGAACGACCCCGACGCGCGAAACTCGCGAAGGGCGCGTGAACATCTGCGACCCGAGAGGCACGGCGCCCAACAACACCCTCAGAAACTAGCGGCC includes these proteins:
- a CDS encoding helicase-related protein, translated to MEIIDNLNRLLGDDLKSSLQPGSKLRVAASTFSIYAFEALRKELEGVRELEFIFTAPTFIASQATDKVKKERKEFYIPQTKRESSLYGSQFEIRLRNKLTQRAIARECADWIRRKATFKSNKTGAPMQQFAVIDDRAAYMPLQGFTSVDLGYERGDAVSNLVNKLDEAPLASAYLQTFDQIWSSPQHVEEVTQLIYEHIASVYSENSPERIYFLILYNLFSEFLEDISEDVLPDDLTGWRDSAIWKKLYNFQRDAAVGIINKLETYNGCILADSVGLGKTFTALAVIKYYESRNKSVLVLAPKKLEDNWTTYNSPYVTNPFSADRFSYHVLAHTDLSRDRGYAGQLDLSKVNWGNFNLVVIDESHNFRNADYSEDRESRYQRLMRKVIQSGVKTKVLMLSATPVNNRFNDLKNQLQLAYEGESEQLSAQLDISKSIEQVFREAQVAFKKWSELPAEERTTDAILRMLDFDFFELLDAVTIARSRKHIQSFYDTADIGAFPSRLPPESIREPLTDLPQAPTFNEIFEQLQVLNLAVYTPLSYVFPSKMQKYVDIYAVQGGTARGNLGMTGREQGLKTLMTVNLLKRLESSVEAFRITLRKVEAAIDSALQALDDKGGKIADIGAAFGDIDADDDDFEVPTAPSVGKKYQIDLDDIDTVSWRNDLWHDRETVCELVEAMDVITPEHDRKLQRLQRVIQDKVASPLNVDNKKVLLFSAFADTARYLYTNLEQTVHADNSLDLGLVTGASRPKTTLGDGFDFQKLLTFFSPGSKDKATVFPNEPGEIDLLIGTDCISEGQNLQDCDYVVNYDIHWNPVRIIQRFGRVDRIGSKNSVIQMVNFWPDISLDEYINLKERVENRMVIADIAATADDNLLIQESNDTKFRKEQLRRLQDEVIELEDVRTGVSITDLGLNDFRMDLLKFMEQYGDLASSPKGLHAAVPADPERGLRPGVIFALRSVDEQAKINRHNRLHPHYLICLDDDGNVVTDHTEVKQLLDLIRASCQGAHEPIPAAYHVFNQLTNEGAEMGAYSNLLNEAINSLIDVTEQRDIDSLFSGTKTTALQQNFEGLDDFELIAFLAIVEPHTTDD